A window of the Hevea brasiliensis isolate MT/VB/25A 57/8 chromosome 6, ASM3005281v1, whole genome shotgun sequence genome harbors these coding sequences:
- the LOC131180787 gene encoding uncharacterized protein LOC131180787 — protein sequence MFGFSCSRLALNKSVSLFVSNAQLGIFPSHSLFVITSFSSSTSCNLNENSFVVSYLINSCGLTLKSAQSISKIKRMRFETPERPDSVLRLLREHGFTNSDISRIVKGRPQVLLAHPKNTLMPKFEFLRSIGVSTSGLSIIVSRNPFLLTQSIEQHLIPLYEFLKSVLVTDEKVVTALKHMKRNFKLNSFSNNLAFLRGLGVPQSSISYLLTQHPFVMFQEAGKLAEGVNKVMKLGFDPSKIMFVEAVLVFYTMTQKTWEHKMGVYRRWALSEDEVWLIFRKHPICMTLSEKNVMGTMDFLVFKMGWQPAAVARVPVVLCYSLERRIMPRCSVVRVLLLKGLIKADIHLSSVLISSEKLFLERFVIKYQENVPQLLDIFQRKMDLKELGFDFDDNFKISGLGNV from the coding sequence ATGTTTGGTTTTTCGTGTTCAAGATTAGCTTTGAATAAGAGTGTTTCTCTGTTTGTTTCAAATGCCCAACTGGGTATTTTTCCTTCTCACTCATTATTCGTAATTACATCCTTTTCGTCTTCCACATCTTGTAATTTGAATGAGAACTCATTTGTAGTCTCTTATCTCATAAATTCTTGTGGATTAACCCTAAAATCTGCTCAATCTATCTCTAAGATTAAGAGGATGCGTTTTGAAACCCCTGAAAGACCGGACTCAGTACTTAGGCTTCTCAGGGAACATGGATTCACCAATTCTGACATCTCCAGAATTGTTAAGGGTAGGCCCCAGGTGCTTTTAGCGCATCCAAAAAATACTCTCATGCCCAAGTTTGAGTTTCTGCGTTCTATAGGGGTTTCAACTTCAGGCCTTTCAATAATTGTTTCTAGGAACCCATTTTTGTTGACTCAAAGTATAGAGCAACATCTGATTCCACTTTATGAGTTCCTTAAAAGTGTACTTGTTACTGATGAGAAAGTAGTTACGGCCCTGAAACACATGAAACGAAATTTTAAGCTGAACAGCTTTTCGAACAATTTGGCCTTCTTAAGAGGGCTTGGAGTTCCTCAATCTTCCATCTCTTACTTGCTCACCCAACATCCGTTTGTAATGTTCCAAGAAGCGGGCAAGCTTGCTGAAGGGGTTAATAAGGTTATGAAACTAGGATTTGACCCTTCAAAAATTATGTTTGTTGAGGCAGTCCTTGTTTTTTATACGATGACGCAAAAAACATGGGAACACAAAATGGGGGTTTATAGGAGATGGGCTTTGTCTGAAGATGAGGTTTGGTTGATTTTCAGAAAGCATCCTATTTGTATGACTTTGTCTGAGAAGAATGTCATGGGTACAATGGATTTTCTAGTGTTCAAAATGGGCTGGCAGCCTGCTGCTGTTGCTAGAGTTCCAGTTGTGCTTTGTTATAGTTTGGAGAGGAGGATTATGCCTAGATGTTCAGTTGTAAGAGTTTTGCTTTTAAAGGGTTTGATTAAGGCAGACATCCATTTATCCTCGGTGTTGATATCTTCTGAAAAGCTCTTCTTGGAAAGGTTTGTGATCAAGTATCAAGAAAATGTGCCTCAATTGTTGGACATCTTTCAGAGAAAAATGGATCTTAAAGAACTTGGCTTTGACTTTGATGATAATTTTAAGATTTCTGGGTTAGGAAATGTCTAG